GTTGGATGAACGACCCTCGCAAAGCGATCGAATCATGGCAAGTCCCCACAAATTATGCGGGTCTTGCCTTATTTAGTGATCAAAAAAACGACCTAAATAATTCCCATATGGGCGGCAATTTTTGAGTTTTTAAGGCGAGCCGCTTCATTGCCATATGAATAATTTATATGGCAATCCGCCCGAGCGCAAGATATCAAATGCCAAGATCGCAAAAAAATGGATCATAAAAATCTGGCTCGTCCATCGGTGGTTTTCAACGACTGCCAATCAAACGTTGATTCGTGATTTATTACTGCAACATCAGCGAGTTTTAGCGTTTGCAGTCTGGTGTTAATCACTACCCGATCATGCGGCGACAATTCGCATCCACCTCATTGAGAGCCATCCATTGCTGCGACAACCAGCGTCGAACCAGATCCGGCGAATAGATCTAGAATGATTCCTGACAGCACAAAAATACGATTGACTTGCCGCATGACCTCTACCGGCTTGCCTGTAATATGATGTTTGTCCGCCATCTTGAGCACTAGGCGAATGGCGCCAGATAGTGCGCCGACGCTATAGTCTAGCGGCATGCTCCCCTTGCTTACCCATATGATATATTCGCACTGCTCCCGAAATCACCCGACGACCGGCCGTGTTCCTTCGGTCTAATCCCTGACGGCAATACCGCACTAAGAAAATCTAGTCGCCCGCAATGCGTCGGTGGCGGTCGGCAATTGCCGCCAGTCAGTAAAAAGACATGCCGGCGCACCGGGCTCAAATACGCGCCAGCACTCAGATGGCCGATCAACGAAAATGCGAACGCTGATCGTGGTGATAGCCGGCAAAACCATGAAAGCCCCGCTTTGTACTAGTCTGCAAATATTTGGTGGTAATGCTGGTCTGCCGCGCATCGATATGCAGGCCGTCGCTGGCAAACGGCGGATTAATGCTTTCATTTGAGGCTGACAGACAAGGTCGCAAAAAAGGACCGGAGTATCGCTATCCAGCACGTCCCTTACTTGGCTTTAGCGCTAACGATCAGCCATTGGTTCGCGATACCTTACGACGCCACTTTGCCGTTTTTCAATGCGATGGCCGAATGTCTTTTACGTCTAGGGAAATTTTCTTAATGCTGATTATTTCACCGCCACGCTCCGCGATTTCCTTGTGGCATGCCGCCAAGAGAACATCGAAATGCGGATCTTCTTTTTCCCCGTCAAATTTTTCCACCAGCGGTTTAGCGGGATCAATTTTTCGGGAACTGTCTATTCGTGGTGCTCCAACATATGTTGCATGATATGGCCCCCATCCTTACCATCTGAGATAGCAAGAGTTACAAAAGAGTTGGTTGTTTCTACGATGTAGGTATTCAGTTCTGCCATGCTGTTTTCCTTTCTCTATTCTGGCGTTGAATACACAAGCCTCACCAAAATCGTGAAATACATCAGACTAATATCCTTCAATGTGAAAGCCTAGTCCACTGCCGACAGAGATGTCTTCAATGCTGGTGATCTCGCCGCCACGCTTGGTAATTTCTCGATGACACATGGCAACAAGGGCATTGAAATCGACGCCTTCCGCCGCACCGTCAAGATCGTTATTTTCCAATCCGATGTCGTCTATCCACGGCAAGTCTATTTTTTGAGCAGTCCCGACATATGTCGCGCTGTAGGGCCCCCTGGGTTGCGTCCCTGTGATCATGAGCGTAAAAGCCGCATTGGCAGTTTCAATAAGATAAGTCCTGTGCATGATGATTTCCTCGATCCTCTTCAGCGTTGAATGAATGACCGTCGCGAAGCGATCGAATCATCTGCCTAACAACTACCAACTATTTGAGCTGCTTCGTTGTGAGATGAGTGACCGCTACTTAAATAGTTCCGTCTAACGGACCGCAATTACATTTTTTTGAAAGCTGGGACAAATTGCAGCTAACCAAAATGGTAAAAGGCCGGACCGAATATCACTACTCGATCCGGCCTTTATTTGGCTTAAGTGCGACTGAGCAGACATCGATTCGGGACTCTCCGCTACGCCACTTCGACCGCTAGTCATGCAACTTGGCACGAAACAGGATATCTCTGAGAACGTGTTCATCATCGAAAGTG
The sequence above is a segment of the Collimonas sp. PA-H2 genome. Coding sequences within it:
- a CDS encoding DNA methyltransferase, which encodes MPLDYSVGALSGAIRLVLKMADKHHITGKPVEVMRQVNRIFVLSGIILDLFAGSGSTLVVAAMDGSQ
- a CDS encoding phage virion morphogenesis protein translates to MLSFEADRQGRKKGPEYRYPARPLLGFSANDQPLVRDTLRRHFAVFQCDGRMSFTSREIFLMLIISPPRSAISLWHAAKRTSKCGSSFSPSNFSTSGLAGSIFRELSIRGAPTYVA